Within Vicia villosa cultivar HV-30 ecotype Madison, WI linkage group LG1, Vvil1.0, whole genome shotgun sequence, the genomic segment atcattttaccaattttccacctcatcaaaattaactccttcattaaacccacttaaacatcattttaccatttaaatcccactttaattaccaattaaccacaaattaattaccaaacacaaaaagaccaatttgccactactcttgctccaattctataaatagagacctctactctctcatttctcaagctttgagagccaaaaaacctcttgcaatttctctcctcatccctaccaaattcaccaaagctctttattctttcataaagtttgtgagtcacaccttgaacctcacaaactttgagctaaaccaccatccatttcactgtttttttcttcaattgttgagagatcaagatttgtgttggtgattgttgaagtggatctaagttttgttcaagaattggtaattttcatcatccttttccatctaccataatgtgattctttgttacttgtgttcaatgcatctttgatgctatattggtcctatttgatggtgatttgatggaaaattcgtgctccaatggatatgtgatcataaggtgtttgtatgtttgcctaaatcaagtttcaaagttcataatgctgtttttttgaaaactgtgcgcaggaaatcgatttcctacagagggaaatcgatttccactctgttttttgcgccagatctgaattctgcaggcaggaaatcgatttcctacagaggtaaatcgatttccagtgaggcagaatgcttgtttttgctatttttgacttgtttttggttctaactcttcttctactccattcttttgatattttctttgaatcacaaactaaaggcctaatttctctctaatttcaatggacttagggcgtcgataggatgagaatccaaatccgcaaaattatgtgattgaaattatggatgaaatgagcttttaatgtggttccatcttttgtttctctttattttgatcgatgaaagtcttaatactttgagaattcttatggattcttagtaaagactagatcactcaccattttcttttcgtgcggtattgctttcggagaatgatctacatatcattcctctcgcatgcattagcacataaagttttgaccggcctcgttgtagggtgatttctacataaatcacttggcgatctgcttaacatagcgcaatatttcgtgtcccgaataaaaaagatcaaatatggaagagaattgtatgcggttgatttaagacttatggaaatttatcgtgtagtcgctatgattttatcaagcttctgataaagttccattgaatttaaatccgagaacatccttcactcaccatcgatcttcattactaactttgataacatacttgacaagtttcaagatggttatctttaacatctaacaattgactttactttccgcaatttattatattgctctttatattttgctttatgctttatcatttcatcatatttacattccgctatttttcctttgtccatttggatgtttatgtttccgccattttcttttgtccacttggaccatactttacttttatgctaaaacactaataatcaacaaaaatctaaaaaaaaatcttaaggctctcttttggactattggttactatccctagcattttggagattcggacttatggacttagtacctctggacccttattctgttgttactatgctgttattctgtctgcctggcattggattgttgtctgtttgtgtgtgcaggtatttccttgaaagcccttgatggttaattccaaggcattgatataaggattttacccgaaaacagccgttactctgcccgattttcgtcagaattttaatgtgcttaatgcaaagtggtgctaagataataagttcatctggatcctcaagtgataatgttggtttagtattgatattccaaaggatggaaaatttaccttgactcataatgtcaagtgttggcttcttatttcggttagaccgtttctttccttaggttttattttacgcactaggttagcctcttcatctcctcccattcttaaattttcaaaattttctccctttttcaaaaaaaacttcctatgtttgcaaacctttttaaaacctcttttaaaaaaatatcttttgcccttagtggctttttcttcaaaagtttagacactgttaattgtcggaacgagtggttataccccacgattttgaaattgattgatataatgagatcttttccgcgtgagagagctagtggcatactcgtcgattttatccgagttggagcccttctttcatttgcgaagcaaagaactcgtttgttctcatgctcaagatcaatggctgagtatttctctccaacgacgataaagtgtttattcgttttaaaaatgttttccccttaagcggaactacattagctctgacttctccattgcaccgaggaggtatgtaggcacaaggcttaatgtcttgccgagcttattttaaaaataaaacaaacccttttttttagcacacacgacacagattttcaaaaaggttcctgtggagtaccacagatatgaggggtgcttaaaaccttccccttgtataatcaacacccgaacctgagttctctttcttgttttaaacaaaactttaggtttttcgttcttttcccttttcctttgaaaaaataaagcgcggtggcgatttcaaatgaaatattgattcgagtcaatcccatggcttcgatatcagattttccccgctacaacagCCCTTCATGGTCTGCACACTTGAGTCACTTGGAGGAAGTGCTGCAACTCATGAGATCCCATTCCCTCTTTGCTAAAATGTCAAAATGTTGCTTTGGCTTCATCGAGGTTGACTATTTAGGCCACACCATCTCTAACAAGGGTGTTCATATGGACAAATCTAAGGTTCAAGCAGTCCTTGATTGGCTCCCTCCCACAAacctgaaacaattgcgtggttTTTTGGGTCTGTCCGGTTATTACAGAAGGTTTGTCCGCCATTATGCCACCATTGCTGCCCCATTGACTGAACTCTTAAAGAAAGATGCCTTCCAATGGACTTTTCATGCCACAGATGCATTTCAAGCCTTGAAACATGCCATTACGGTTGCGCCCGTGTTAGCACTACCAGACTTCACCAAACCTTTCATTCTTGAAACAGATGCCTCGGGTACCGGTATTGGTGCAGTCCTCAGTCAGAACAAACACCCTATAGCTTATTTCTCCAAGAAGCTTAATCCTTTGATGCAGAAGAAATCAGCTTATGTTAGAGAACTCTATGATGTTACGGAAGCAATGGCGAAGTTTCGTCATTATTTGTTGGGTAATCACTTCATCATTCGCACTAATCAAAAAAGTTTGAAAACCTTAACTGATAAGACCATCCAAACTCCGGAGCAACATAAGTGGCTGCACAAATTCTTAGGTTTCGATTTTTCCATTGAGTATAAACCCGGCAAGGATAACATTGCAGCTGACGCGTTATCTCGATCATTTTTTGCCTTGTCCGGACCAATCAACCCCCTGCTACCATTAATTACAGTGGCTGTGAATGAAGACCTTCACTTCTCAACCATCAAACAACAATGTATGCAGGGCACCTGTACAGAGCCTTTCTTCCATGTGCAGCAAGGCATCttattttggaaaaatcatgtcaTGGTTCCCCCTAGACCACACTTGATTCAAGCTATCTTAGAGGAATTCCACTCGTCTATGTTGGGAGGACATGCCGATATAGCACGTACCAAAGCTAGAATCACTTCTCAATTCACTTGGCCTTCTATTACTAAAGATATTCGACGGTTTGTCTCACAATGTTTGGTCTGTTAACAAGCAAAGTCGTCTACTGCCGCTCCTGCCGGACTACTCCAGCCACTACCCATACCggttcaagtgtgggaggatTTATCCATGGACTTTATCATTGGTCTCCCCCATTCGAATGGGTTTACTGTCATTATGGTTGTCGTGGATAGGTTATCCAAATACAGTCATTTCTCTCCTCTCAAAGCTGACTTTACTAGTCTCAAAGTCGCTGAATCCTTCCTACATAATGTGGTGAAATTACATGGGTTTCCTCGTAGCTTAGTATCGGACAGAGATAAAGTATTTACAAGCGCATTTTGGCTGCATCTATTCAAATTGAGTGGTACAACCTTGGCTATGAGCACATCCTACCATCCTCAGTCCGATGGTCAGACAGAGGCAATTAACAAATGTCTGGAGCTGTATTTGCGGTGTTTCACAGGGCAGAAACCTCAGAAATGGTCCAAGTTGCTTGACTGGGCCGAATTTTGGTATAATTCTTCGTTTTAGTGCATCATCAGCATGACACCATTCAAAGCGGTTTATGGCAGAGACCCTCATAACTTCGTCAAGTATGATACTGCAGAATCCGCACCTATACCATTACAAACATTGCTTGTTGAAAGGGTCACCCTTCAACTCCTCAAAGCAAATTTACACCGTGCTCAACAAGTCATGAAGAAGTATGCCGACGCCAAACGCAAGTTTGTGGAGTATTAATTGGGAGATATGGTATTGATCAAGTTACAACCATATAGGCAACACTCTGTCACTTTACATCGTAATCAGAAGCTTGGTATGCGTTATTTTGGGCCGTTTGCTATCATTGAGAAAATAGGTACTGTTGCTTATAAGGTGTTGCTGCCACCCTCAGCCAAAATACATCCTGTATTCCATGTGGTTAACTTGAAACTATGCAAAGGAGAACATCACACTCAATATTTTCCACTTCCACTGCTGACTTCGGAGACTGGACCCTTGTTGGTTCCGGAGGAGATCATGGACACCAGAGTGTTGCTGCAAAAAGGGCGCAAACTGTCCCAAGTCTTGGTTAAATGGGCAGGCTTACCTCACACTGAAGCAACGTGGGAAAATCAAGAAGAGCTGCAAGGAAATTTTTCCAACtttaaccttgaggacaaggttaatTTTAATGGAGGGGGTAATGTTATGATAGAAGGCCAGAGGAATATTCCTATCACTAATGCACATGAGGGAAAAGAACACGTGTCACACGATCCAAATTATCAAGAACCAAGACGTGGCACAAGAGAGAGAATTCCTAACAGAAAATACATCACAGACTGTTAAATAGAGGCAGGATTGGGAATGAAAGTGTGTGGAATTTAGTGCATGAAAACCTAGTCTTTTCTCTCTGTGAATTTAGCAGCTTTCCATGGTTGTTAGATTTTCTTGTATCTTCCTTTCCATTTAATTTGCTAATTCTAAATTTCCAGaagataaaaattattttgtttatcttTTACTGTATACTTATTTGAGAATATAGTACAATTTTAGCCcaaattattttgtttatcttTTACTGTTATTTGAAACATAACAtcctatttataagagataattaattttttaatttattcaatAATCAATGTATAGGTGGCTCATCCAATACGgccttaaatttattttcataaaaatcatggCATGATGTGTCCTTTTGATTATTTAgtacagtgttttaaaaattgaaccGAATCGGTCAAATTGAGAATCAGAGGGATTATCAATTTGATCTAATTGTTGGATCGGGTAAGTTATTGAACCGATGAGAATAAAAAAGAATTAGCCAAAATCAATAAAAATCGGCGAATCGACAGTCTTTAAAAAATTGGCGCATTAAATGCTTGTTTTTTTAATTAGACAAAAGTTGTtttgataatatttttaaaaaataaatttaaaatatactttCTTCAAAACTCATTTGGAACATCTTTCTTtccttaaaattaaatttattttaatatgaaCTTTCTACCGTTGTGTTGTATGTGATGATtattttagaatttgaatttaaaaaataagcaTCTAAAATTTGTGGAtttgaatttttgtttttgtattttaggatgttttaatattatttttcatacttTGATAACAATGTtcgtaatattataatttttttaaattaatgtaTTACGTTGTTCTGATATATCTGTTTATTAATGTTTGAATCAAATTATTACATTGTTAGTCGGATTAAAATgactttgaatttttaaaaaaatataaatttagatAACGTTTCTACTCAAAATGCATGCAAGTAAGTTTTGAGAAATACTACATATCCGAAATAAGATTGTTTAAATAACTCAACATGCACTAACTCAACATGCACTCAGTGATGTTTTCAGATATGATAAATTTTATAGAAGTTTAGCAAATGCATCTCCcaagaatttttttttcaaaaatgagaTGAATTGTGAATACAAGACATAGACTTCAATAATCATTTTATTCAAATACAAGACATAGACTTCAATAATACTAGTAATTTCCctttaaaataataatgaattgtGAATATTACATCCAAAAAAACTGGAACCACAGAACATGCAGATGGTCTTATCCTTACTGATTGACGAGATCTATATAGTAAGGAACCGAAACTGTTGAGCTTAGAACACTCCACCTAAAACCAATTTCTGATTTTCTCACTTAAGTATCTCCTTGATCCAGATCATGGCGCTCGCTGTTTTTGGTGAAGCATGTCTCTCTGGCTTCATTGAAGTTGTCCTTGACAGGCTTGCCTCTCCTCATGTTGTTGACTTGATCCGTGGGAAGAAACTTGACATCAGTTTAGTCCTAAGGTTGAAGAACACTCTTTATGCTGTTGAAGCCGTGCTTAACGATGCTGAACAAAAGCAGATTCATGACTCTGCTGTTAACAACTGGCTTGATGATCTCAAAGATGCTCTCTATGTCGCTGATGACCTCCTCGATCGGATTTTTACTAAAGCTGCAACTACTCAGAAGAACAAAGAGGTCAGTACTGCTAACTATTTCTCTCGCCTTTTCAACTCTGAGGAAAGGGATATGGTTTGTAAGCTGGAAGATATAGTTGCTAAGCTTGAACACATTCTCAATTTCAAAGATATTCTTGGCCTTCAACATATTGCAACTCATCACTCATCCTGGAGATCTACATCAACCTCTCTAGATCACCCATCTAACATATTTGGTAGGGATCAAGACAAAGAGGCCATACTCAAATTACTCTTAGATGCTGATAATGATGTTGATGATAACATTTCTGTGATTCCCATAGTTGGCATGGGTGGGGTGGGAAAAACTACCTTAGCCCAATCTGTGTTTAATACTATAAAGCACCAATTTGATGTTCCAGCGTGGGTTTGTGTTTCCGATGATTTCGATGAACTCAAGGTAACCAAGGACATCTTAGAGGCAGTTACAGGGAGTTCttgtaatataaataataaagagTTACTTCATCTTGATTTGAAGGAAAGACTGTCTGGAAAAACGTTCTTGATTGTTTTGGATGATGTATGGACTGACGATTATGACAGTTGGAACTCTCTTTTAAGGCCTCTTCAATATGGAACTAAGGGAAGTAAAATTCTTGTAACTACCCGTATTGATAAAGTTGCTTCTATGGTCCAAACTTCTCATGCTTACCCTCTTCAGCAATTGTCCGATGAAGATTGTTGGTCCGTGTTTGCAAATCATGCATGTCTTCCTCAAGAAGAATCCAATGAGTATATGGAACTCCAAAAGACTGGCAGAGAGATTGttagaaaatgtaaaggattgCCTTTAGCAGCACAATCACTTGGGGGCTTGTTGCGACGAAAACGTGACATTAGTGATTGGAATAATATACTAAAGAGTAACATTTGGGAAGTCGAGAGTAAGATCATTCCAGCACTAAGAATTAGTTATCATTATCTCCCTCCCTATTTGAAACGTTGTTTCGTTTATTGTTCACTGTATCCTAAGGATTACAAGTTCAATAAAGACGAGTTGATCTTGTTGTGGATGGCTGAAGATCTTTTACCGTCTCTAAAAAATGGGAAGACTTTAGAAGAAGTTGGTAATGAGTATTTTAATGATTTAGCTTCAAGGTCGTTCTTTCAACGTTCGGGAAGTGGAAACCAATACCAGGGTTTTGTGATGCATGATCTGGTGCATGATTTAGCAACATTGCTTGGTGGAGAATTCTATTTCAGAACAGAAGAATTTGGGAAAGAATCAAAGATCAGTACCAAGACTCGTCATTTGTCATTTTTTGAGTTCAGTGATCCTGTCTTGGAAAACTATGATGTTTTCAGCAAAGCAAAAAACCTTAGGACGTTTTTGATAACCGGTTATAGCTTTCCTCAAGTCAACCATGAAAAGGCAGCATGCATAATTTTTGAGAGTTTAAAGTGTTTAAGAGTTTTGTCACTTCGATATTCTTTTAATGTTGACTCGTTGCCTGATTCAATAGATGAACTAATCCATTTGCGTTATTTGGACCTCTCTTACACAGCTATACAAACATTGCCGGAGTCATTGTGTAATTTGTATAATCTACAAACGTTGAAGTTGCACAGTTGCCCACAACTAACCATGCTTCCAAATGACATGCAAAATCTTGTAAATTTGCGCCATCTTGATATCAGTGGAACTAACCAGTTAGAAGAGATGCCTAGAGAAATGAGCAAATTAAATCATTTGCAACATCTGAGTTGCTTTGTTGTGGGCAATCATGAAAAGAATGGGATCAAGGAACTGGGAACTCTTTCAAATCTTCATGGATCACTTTTTATTCGTAAATTGGAGAATGTTACCAATAGCTTGGAAGCATCAAAGGCACATATCATGGATAAGAAGTACCTTGAGGGATTATCGTTTGATTGGTCTGAAGATGCAAAGGACCATTTTACAAATTCACAAAGTGAGATGGATATACTTGGAAAGTTACAGCCTGCCAAGAACTTGAAAACACTATTTATATCTGGATACAGAGGCACAAGATTTCCAGATTGGGTTGGAGATCCTTCCTACCACAATATTACTCAGCTAACTCTGTCTAATTGTCAACATTGTTGCATCCTTCCACCACTTGGACAATTACGCTCTCTCAAGGGCTTGGAAATCCGTGCAATGAGTATGTTGGAGACTATTGGATTTGAATATGGTgattccttttcaggaatcctCTTTCCCTCCCTTGAACGTCTGGAGTTTAGTAAGATGCCATGTTGGGAAGTGTGGCATCATTCTCATGAGTCAGATGTTTCATTTCCTGTATTAAAGTCTCTTGTGATTGCTGATTGTCCCAGGTTACATGGAAGTTTGCCATCTCATCTTCTTGCCGTGGAAACAATTAAGATTAAACGTTGCAACCAACTTGACTCTTCACTCCCAAGTGCTCCTGCCATCCGCAAGTTATGCATAATTGAAAGCAATAAAATAGGCTTGCATGAACTACCCATTTCATTGGAAGAATTAAAAATTCAAGGAAGAGAAATGACAAAGCTCGTCTTTGATGCCATTGCCATCAGCCTAACATCTCTTCAAATTTTAGATATCAGGGACTGTTTGTCTGCGATATCATTTCCGGGAGATTGTTTACCCTTTTCCTTAAAGAGTTTGTCCATCAGAAATTCTAGTAATCTGAATTTTCCAAAGCAAAACCACCAACACGAGTCACTTCAGTCTTTGAGGATAGATAGGAGTTGTGATTCTCTCACAACCCTCCCATTGGAGATCTTTCCAGACCTCATTTCTCTCGGAATCTATAACTGTGAAAACATAGAATGCCTTTCAGCTTCGAAAATTCTTCCAAATCTCATTGATATTGACATTAGAGACTGCCCTAAATTTGTATCATTCCCAAGAGAAGGATTGTCTGCACCCAACTTGACATCGTTGCGTGTCTCCTGGTGCCTTAATTTAAAGTCATTGCCTTGTCACATAAATAATCTTCTTCCAAAGTTAAAAGAGTTGAAAATATATGATTGCCCAGAGATGGAAACATTTCCCGAAGGTGGTATGCCACCTAGCTTGAGAACAATTGAAGTTCGGAATTGCGAGAAATTATTGAGAAACCCatctctatctttctttgacaTGCTTTCCCATCTTTCAGTTGGAGATTTACATGATGGTGTTGAGTCCTTTCCTAAGAAGGGTTTTGCATTGCTGCCTCCCTCCCTTACCTCTCTAACTCTTTGCGATATGAGTCGATTGCACACGTTGGACTGCAGAGGGCTTCTCCACCTGACGTCTCTCCAACTGTTATCAATTCAATTTTGCCCAAAGCTGGAGAATATGGTGGGAGACAGGCTGCCTGCTTCTCTAATGAAACTTCAAATTTTTGGGTGTCCTCTGTTGGAAGAACGATGCCTCAAAAAACACTCTCAAATTTGGCCCAAAATTTCCGACATCCGATGTATTGAAGTTGACTTCAAATTGATTTAGCAAGCTCAAACGTGAATTTTAAACCGGTAATTGTTCTGCACTCCTTACTTGGATTTCTATTATTTACTATAAGATAATgcaattattaattttgtttttactaCCTGTGCTGGATTATAAATAGTTTTACAATGCTCTCTGGCCGTTCCTAACTGTGTTTTCTTACTCTATGTATTGAAATCTGATAATCAGAGATTTGTTTTTTTCTTATATGAAATTTATGCTGAAGTTAAGTTTCATTTGCTAATGCAGTTGGCAGAGTTCTACTACTAATTTCCAAGTCACATTTTGAAGGCCTTGCACACATTCTCGGCTTTTGATGGTCTTTCTTTGCCTCTTAGCTGTTTTGGTTATAGATTCCTATGCTGCTTGAAACACATTGGAATTAGTTTTCTTGATCAGGTTCCAACTATTTCAATTTGTGTAACTTGTTATGTGAGAGATCCTGCAATTCTTTT encodes:
- the LOC131644917 gene encoding putative disease resistance RPP13-like protein 1, whose translation is MALAVFGEACLSGFIEVVLDRLASPHVVDLIRGKKLDISLVLRLKNTLYAVEAVLNDAEQKQIHDSAVNNWLDDLKDALYVADDLLDRIFTKAATTQKNKEVSTANYFSRLFNSEERDMVCKLEDIVAKLEHILNFKDILGLQHIATHHSSWRSTSTSLDHPSNIFGRDQDKEAILKLLLDADNDVDDNISVIPIVGMGGVGKTTLAQSVFNTIKHQFDVPAWVCVSDDFDELKVTKDILEAVTGSSCNINNKELLHLDLKERLSGKTFLIVLDDVWTDDYDSWNSLLRPLQYGTKGSKILVTTRIDKVASMVQTSHAYPLQQLSDEDCWSVFANHACLPQEESNEYMELQKTGREIVRKCKGLPLAAQSLGGLLRRKRDISDWNNILKSNIWEVESKIIPALRISYHYLPPYLKRCFVYCSLYPKDYKFNKDELILLWMAEDLLPSLKNGKTLEEVGNEYFNDLASRSFFQRSGSGNQYQGFVMHDLVHDLATLLGGEFYFRTEEFGKESKISTKTRHLSFFEFSDPVLENYDVFSKAKNLRTFLITGYSFPQVNHEKAACIIFESLKCLRVLSLRYSFNVDSLPDSIDELIHLRYLDLSYTAIQTLPESLCNLYNLQTLKLHSCPQLTMLPNDMQNLVNLRHLDISGTNQLEEMPREMSKLNHLQHLSCFVVGNHEKNGIKELGTLSNLHGSLFIRKLENVTNSLEASKAHIMDKKYLEGLSFDWSEDAKDHFTNSQSEMDILGKLQPAKNLKTLFISGYRGTRFPDWVGDPSYHNITQLTLSNCQHCCILPPLGQLRSLKGLEIRAMSMLETIGFEYGDSFSGILFPSLERLEFSKMPCWEVWHHSHESDVSFPVLKSLVIADCPRLHGSLPSHLLAVETIKIKRCNQLDSSLPSAPAIRKLCIIESNKIGLHELPISLEELKIQGREMTKLVFDAIAISLTSLQILDIRDCLSAISFPGDCLPFSLKSLSIRNSSNLNFPKQNHQHESLQSLRIDRSCDSLTTLPLEIFPDLISLGIYNCENIECLSASKILPNLIDIDIRDCPKFVSFPREGLSAPNLTSLRVSWCLNLKSLPCHINNLLPKLKELKIYDCPEMETFPEGGMPPSLRTIEVRNCEKLLRNPSLSFFDMLSHLSVGDLHDGVESFPKKGFALLPPSLTSLTLCDMSRLHTLDCRGLLHLTSLQLLSIQFCPKLENMVGDRLPASLMKLQIFGCPLLEERCLKKHSQIWPKISDIRCIEVDFKLI